The Stappia sp. genome window below encodes:
- a CDS encoding ABC transporter permease codes for MSFLSPGRILRPGDSGPQTLTAIGTVRMFPKNAHIALPLMPALLFVVCAFLLPILWFLSQAANGRPVVSVIPATAEAIAGWDGVGLPQDDVFEALVRDLTEAEAADVASLARELNFRQAGNRRLILQAARDLEADPGGDARARLEAINGAWANPEIWRVIRQSAQTVTTYNILESLDLEAGPDGGVSVKPVDDRLFLGVYARTFTISLTVTVICVLLGYPLAYAVANAPARTAAILMLLVLLPFWTSLLVRTLAWMVIFQRQGILNGVLIDAGLISDGLQFLRTRFAVIVSMTHIMLPFVVLPLISVMKKIPPNYMNAAESLGAGRIRALASVYLPLTLPGLSAGVVLVMTLSLGFYVTPMLLGGGGDQMISNLIATFVNRSLNWGLAAALGLWLIVFALAFIAVVGGTLSRKKWAVSQ; via the coding sequence ATGAGCTTTCTGTCTCCCGGGCGTATCCTGCGCCCGGGAGACAGTGGTCCTCAGACCTTAACCGCAATCGGAACGGTCCGGATGTTTCCCAAAAACGCGCATATCGCGCTTCCCCTGATGCCCGCGCTGTTGTTCGTCGTCTGCGCGTTCCTTCTGCCCATCCTGTGGTTTCTCTCCCAGGCCGCCAACGGCCGTCCGGTCGTCTCCGTCATTCCCGCAACGGCCGAGGCGATCGCCGGCTGGGACGGGGTGGGCCTTCCGCAAGACGATGTCTTCGAGGCGCTGGTCCGGGATTTGACAGAGGCCGAGGCGGCGGACGTCGCTTCGCTCGCCCGGGAACTCAATTTCAGGCAAGCGGGCAACAGGCGCCTCATCCTGCAAGCCGCGAGAGACCTGGAGGCCGATCCGGGGGGCGACGCGCGCGCGCGGCTTGAAGCGATCAACGGCGCATGGGCAAATCCGGAAATCTGGCGGGTGATCCGGCAGAGCGCGCAAACGGTCACGACCTATAACATCCTCGAATCCCTCGACCTCGAAGCGGGGCCGGACGGCGGCGTCTCCGTCAAACCCGTCGACGACCGGCTGTTCCTGGGCGTCTATGCCCGGACCTTCACGATCTCGCTGACGGTCACCGTGATCTGCGTTCTGCTCGGCTATCCCCTGGCCTATGCCGTGGCCAACGCGCCGGCCCGGACGGCGGCCATCCTGATGCTGTTGGTGCTTCTGCCCTTCTGGACGTCGCTTCTGGTGCGCACGCTCGCGTGGATGGTGATCTTTCAGCGGCAGGGCATTCTCAACGGCGTTCTGATCGATGCGGGCCTGATATCGGACGGGCTGCAATTCCTGCGCACGCGCTTCGCGGTGATCGTGTCGATGACCCACATCATGCTTCCCTTCGTCGTGCTGCCGCTCATCAGCGTGATGAAGAAGATTCCGCCCAACTACATGAACGCCGCCGAGTCCCTCGGCGCCGGCCGAATACGGGCATTGGCCAGCGTCTACCTGCCGCTGACCCTGCCGGGTCTCAGTGCCGGGGTCGTTCTGGTGATGACGCTGTCTCTCGGCTTCTATGTGACGCCGATGCTGCTGGGCGGCGGCGGCGACCAGATGATCAGCAATCTGATCGCCACCTTCGTCAATCGCAGCCTCAACTGGGGTCTCGCCGCGGCGCTCGGGCTTTGGTTGATCGTGTTCGCGCTGGCTTTCATCGCTGTCGTGGGCGGCACCCTGTCCCGCAAGAAATGGGCGGTTTCCCAATGA
- a CDS encoding ABC transporter permease: MSHLSKILYRAFVAATLFFLVAPVIAIIPMSFSSGEFFIYPLPGFSLGWYGEILSDARWQRAFANSLAIGVGSAAIATVLGTLAALSLVHMRSLFSRIAFGLLLLPMLVPVVIVSVSLFFFYSRLGLVGTRTGLILGHATLGLPFVVVTVLATLRNYNFTLDRAALSLGAGRLRTFFTVTLPLIAPGVLSGAVFAFAVSLDEVVVTLFLASPEHTTLPREIFSGIRESISPAVVAAATVTIGLSCGLLGLLAFIRHAFARAT, encoded by the coding sequence ATGAGCCACCTGTCGAAGATCCTGTACCGCGCCTTCGTGGCGGCCACGCTTTTCTTCCTGGTGGCGCCGGTGATCGCGATCATTCCGATGTCGTTTTCCTCCGGCGAGTTCTTCATTTACCCGCTGCCCGGTTTTTCTCTGGGATGGTATGGCGAGATCCTGAGCGACGCCCGCTGGCAGCGCGCCTTCGCCAACTCGCTCGCGATCGGCGTCGGCAGTGCCGCCATCGCCACGGTGCTGGGGACGCTGGCCGCGCTGAGCCTGGTGCATATGCGCTCGCTCTTCTCCCGCATCGCCTTCGGGCTTCTGCTGCTGCCGATGCTGGTGCCGGTGGTCATTGTCTCGGTCTCGCTGTTCTTCTTCTACAGCAGGCTTGGGCTTGTCGGCACGCGGACCGGGCTGATCCTCGGGCATGCCACGCTGGGGCTTCCCTTTGTCGTCGTCACCGTTCTCGCGACCCTGCGAAACTACAATTTCACCCTCGACCGTGCCGCGCTCAGCCTCGGTGCCGGTCGTCTGCGCACCTTTTTCACGGTCACCCTGCCGCTGATCGCGCCGGGCGTTCTGTCCGGCGCCGTCTTCGCCTTCGCCGTATCGCTCGACGAGGTGGTGGTGACACTGTTCCTGGCCTCGCCGGAACACACCACGCTCCCGCGCGAGATCTTCAGCGGCATCCGTGAATCGATCAGTCCCGCCGTGGTCGCCGCGGCGACCGTCACGATCGGGCTCTCGTGCGGCCTGCTCGGCCTGCTCGCCTTCATTCGGCACGCCTTCGCGCGCGCCACCTAG
- a CDS encoding aldehyde dehydrogenase family protein yields MRANIDPATEKVINHVACGSAADVDRAVATARRAFPDWAATGRKQRLDLLNRVIEGYAARETELAAAISLELGAPIDLARRAQVAGGLANMRAYAAALSGMEFCTPSVAGSNTDILFKEPVGVCALITPWNWPMNQVTLKVGAALAAGATMVLKPSEHLPVTHRIFAEILHEAGVPAGVFNMVNGTGEGVGAPLVAHEEVDLVSFTGSTRAGLGVAAAASRALKRMTLELGGNNPAIVLKDADLEPAIRFLVGQGMRNSGQSCNAPSRILVDEGLYGRAVEIAARLAKETVVGSPRQPGGHIGPVASALQYSRVQDFITRSVAAGGRVVAGGPGRPEGLDTGYFVRPTIFADADDRLPAYAEEVFGPVMCLRAFRDEDEAIALANDTEYGLAAYVHGGSAERMRHVTTRLQSGMVHVNGHLRAPGTPFGGYKLSGVGREGGIWGIEEFLELKSVSGWPAMVG; encoded by the coding sequence ATGCGCGCCAATATCGATCCGGCAACGGAAAAGGTCATCAATCACGTCGCTTGCGGTTCCGCTGCCGACGTCGACCGTGCGGTTGCGACCGCCCGTCGGGCGTTTCCGGACTGGGCGGCCACCGGGCGCAAACAGCGTCTCGATCTCCTCAACAGGGTGATCGAGGGATACGCCGCACGAGAAACCGAACTGGCCGCCGCCATCTCGCTGGAACTCGGCGCGCCGATCGATCTTGCACGGCGCGCTCAGGTCGCCGGCGGGCTGGCAAACATGCGCGCCTATGCGGCGGCTCTTTCAGGTATGGAATTCTGCACACCCTCTGTTGCAGGCAGCAATACGGACATCCTTTTCAAGGAGCCGGTCGGCGTTTGTGCGCTCATCACGCCGTGGAACTGGCCGATGAACCAGGTCACGCTGAAGGTCGGAGCGGCACTCGCCGCCGGGGCGACGATGGTTCTCAAACCCTCCGAGCACCTGCCGGTGACCCATCGCATCTTCGCCGAAATCCTCCACGAGGCCGGCGTGCCGGCCGGGGTCTTCAACATGGTGAATGGAACGGGCGAGGGGGTCGGCGCGCCTCTCGTGGCCCATGAGGAGGTCGACCTGGTGTCGTTTACGGGGTCGACGCGCGCCGGCCTCGGCGTTGCGGCCGCGGCGTCGCGCGCGCTGAAGCGAATGACGTTGGAACTGGGCGGCAACAATCCGGCAATCGTATTGAAGGATGCGGACCTGGAACCTGCCATCCGTTTCCTCGTCGGGCAGGGCATGCGCAATTCGGGCCAGTCGTGCAACGCGCCCTCGCGGATATTGGTCGATGAAGGCCTCTACGGGCGCGCCGTCGAGATCGCGGCACGTCTCGCCAAGGAAACCGTCGTCGGTTCGCCCCGGCAGCCGGGAGGCCATATCGGCCCCGTCGCTTCGGCGCTGCAGTACAGCCGCGTGCAGGACTTCATCACCCGATCGGTCGCCGCCGGAGGGCGCGTTGTCGCGGGTGGACCGGGCCGACCCGAGGGGCTGGATACCGGATACTTCGTCCGGCCGACGATCTTCGCCGATGCGGATGACAGGCTGCCCGCCTATGCCGAAGAGGTTTTCGGTCCCGTAATGTGCCTGCGCGCCTTCCGTGACGAGGACGAGGCCATCGCGCTCGCCAACGATACCGAATACGGGCTGGCCGCCTATGTGCATGGCGGTTCCGCCGAGCGTATGCGCCACGTCACCACCCGGCTGCAGTCGGGCATGGTGCATGTCAACGGGCATCTGAGAGCCCCGGGCACGCCATTCGGCGGCTACAAGCTGTCCGGCGTGGGGCGCGAGGGCGGTATCTGGGGTATCGAGGAGTTTCTCGAGCTGAAGTCGGTATCGGGCTGGCCGGCCATGGTCGGTTGA
- the dusA gene encoding tRNA dihydrouridine(20/20a) synthase DusA: MMEWTDRYCRAFHRGLSRHALLYTEMVASAAVVHGDRDRLLGFRDLEHPLACQLGGSDPVELAEAARIVEAYGYDEVNLNVGCPSDRVQSGRFGACLMREPELVGACVAAMKRAVAIPVTVKCRIGVDDQDPGPALDALADAVVAKGVDALWVHARKAWLKGLSPKENRDVPPLDYDRVYRLKARLPELFVGINGGIATLDEAQDHLTRVDGVMIGRAAYHDPWILARVDSRFHGAMDPVADRLAALERFRPFLEEELAAGARLNQIVRHILGLFHGVPGARAWRRRLTVDAVKPGAGIEVLDAALAEICGSAGLDKRERLGQETILQNAGA, translated from the coding sequence ATGATGGAGTGGACGGATCGCTATTGTCGCGCCTTCCATCGCGGGCTCAGCCGGCATGCGCTGCTCTACACCGAGATGGTGGCTTCGGCGGCCGTGGTGCATGGCGACCGTGATCGGCTGCTCGGCTTTCGCGATCTGGAGCATCCGCTCGCCTGTCAGCTCGGCGGCTCGGACCCGGTGGAACTCGCCGAGGCCGCGCGCATCGTCGAGGCCTATGGCTACGACGAGGTCAATCTCAACGTCGGCTGCCCGAGCGACCGGGTGCAGTCGGGCCGTTTCGGCGCCTGCCTGATGCGCGAGCCGGAGCTCGTGGGCGCCTGCGTCGCGGCGATGAAACGGGCGGTCGCCATTCCCGTCACGGTGAAATGCCGCATCGGGGTGGACGATCAGGATCCGGGCCCGGCGCTCGATGCGCTGGCGGATGCCGTGGTCGCCAAAGGTGTAGACGCGCTGTGGGTGCACGCCCGCAAGGCCTGGCTCAAGGGCCTGTCGCCCAAGGAAAACCGGGACGTGCCGCCGCTCGACTACGACCGCGTCTATCGGCTCAAGGCCCGCCTGCCGGAGCTTTTCGTCGGCATCAACGGCGGCATCGCGACGCTGGACGAAGCGCAAGACCATCTGACGCGGGTCGACGGCGTGATGATCGGCCGGGCCGCCTATCACGATCCCTGGATTCTCGCGCGCGTCGACAGCCGCTTTCATGGCGCGATGGATCCGGTCGCGGACCGGCTCGCGGCGCTGGAGCGCTTCCGGCCCTTTCTGGAAGAGGAACTCGCGGCCGGCGCGCGGCTCAATCAGATCGTCCGCCATATCCTCGGGCTCTTCCACGGCGTGCCCGGCGCGCGCGCCTGGCGCCGGCGGTTGACCGTCGATGCGGTGAAGCCGGGCGCGGGCATCGAGGTGCTCGACGCCGCGCTCGCGGAAATTTGCGGAAGCGCCGGACTGGACAAACGCGAGCGGCTGGGTCAGGAAACGATCCTACAAAACGCGGGCGCGTGA
- a CDS encoding sulfite exporter TauE/SafE family protein, translating into MDFASINGEIIGLVLALIASGAVAGLLAGVFGIGGGAVLVPVLFEFLTWLGVDESVRMHVSVATSLGIIVPTSIRSFLSHKKRGAADLELLKSWLIPVPAGVVAASLVAAYVSGDGLKAIFAGIAVIVGLRMLFNRESWRLGTDIPGNPVRAICGALIGFFSTLMGIGGGVMNNTFMTLFGRPIHQAVATSAGTGVLISIPGVIGMVWAGWGNAALPAFSLGYVNLLGVALIIPITTFAAPYGVKIAHALPKRQLEVFFGVFLLLVAARFAWSLWG; encoded by the coding sequence ATGGATTTTGCGTCGATCAACGGCGAAATCATCGGACTCGTTCTGGCGCTGATCGCCTCCGGCGCCGTGGCCGGGCTGCTGGCCGGCGTGTTCGGCATCGGCGGCGGCGCCGTTCTGGTGCCGGTGCTCTTCGAGTTCCTGACCTGGCTTGGCGTGGACGAGTCGGTGCGCATGCACGTCTCCGTCGCGACCTCGCTCGGCATCATCGTTCCGACCTCGATCCGCTCGTTCCTGTCGCACAAGAAGCGCGGCGCGGCCGATCTCGAACTGCTGAAGAGCTGGCTCATTCCGGTGCCCGCCGGCGTGGTCGCGGCGAGCCTCGTCGCGGCCTATGTCTCGGGCGACGGGCTGAAGGCGATCTTCGCCGGCATCGCGGTCATCGTCGGCCTGCGCATGCTGTTCAACCGCGAAAGCTGGCGGCTCGGCACCGACATTCCCGGCAATCCCGTGCGCGCCATCTGCGGCGCGCTGATCGGCTTTTTCTCGACGCTGATGGGCATTGGCGGCGGCGTCATGAACAACACCTTCATGACGCTCTTCGGCCGGCCGATCCATCAGGCGGTGGCGACGTCGGCGGGCACCGGCGTGCTGATCTCCATTCCCGGCGTGATCGGCATGGTCTGGGCCGGCTGGGGCAACGCGGCGCTGCCGGCCTTCTCGCTCGGCTACGTCAATCTGCTGGGCGTCGCGCTGATCATCCCGATCACCACATTCGCCGCGCCCTATGGCGTGAAGATCGCCCACGCGCTGCCCAAGCGCCAGCTCGAGGTGTTCTTCGGCGTGTTCCTGCTGCTCGTCGCCGCGCGCTTCGCCTGGAGCCTTTGGGGGTGA
- a CDS encoding TIGR02281 family clan AA aspartic protease: MFRGSTLGTAVIAILVAVMIAAVAAWLFGFDMPGDDGSMSESAPRFVALIALLIVIGLPMLLGRRHPVTGLLKGFGIWLLLGVLLVTAYAYRAELEQIGARVLGTLLPGTTIAAADGTITVVRDPRDQYRVSALVNGAPVDFLFDTGASAVTLTEADARAAGLATERLSYSVPVSTANGRGRMAAVRLDVLEIGTIRLSNVRAFVAPERALDTSLLGLTALDRLSSWRVEANRLILEP, encoded by the coding sequence ATGTTTCGCGGCTCGACGCTTGGAACGGCCGTGATCGCCATTCTGGTCGCGGTCATGATCGCGGCAGTCGCCGCGTGGCTCTTCGGCTTCGACATGCCGGGCGACGACGGGTCCATGTCCGAGAGCGCCCCGCGGTTCGTCGCCCTGATTGCCCTTCTCATCGTCATCGGCCTACCGATGCTGCTCGGGCGGCGACACCCCGTCACCGGCCTGCTGAAAGGGTTCGGCATCTGGCTCCTGCTCGGGGTGCTGCTGGTCACGGCCTACGCCTACCGCGCGGAACTGGAACAGATCGGCGCGCGCGTGCTCGGCACGCTGCTGCCAGGCACGACCATCGCCGCGGCGGACGGAACGATCACCGTCGTCCGCGATCCGCGGGACCAATACCGCGTGTCGGCCCTCGTGAACGGCGCGCCGGTCGATTTCCTGTTCGACACCGGCGCCTCGGCGGTGACGCTTACCGAGGCGGATGCGCGCGCCGCGGGCCTCGCCACCGAGCGGCTGAGCTACTCCGTGCCGGTATCCACCGCCAACGGGCGCGGCCGGATGGCCGCCGTGCGGCTCGATGTGCTGGAAATCGGCACCATCCGGCTGAGCAATGTCCGCGCCTTCGTCGCGCCGGAACGCGCGCTCGACACGAGCCTGCTCGGCCTCACCGCACTCGACCGCCTGTCGAGCTGGCGGGTCGAGGCGAACCGGCTCATCCTGGAGCCCTGA
- a CDS encoding alpha/beta hydrolase, whose product MRVRLALVVLLALVTAACGSRPGPGTLQVSAAPATSATSHTVLVATTRERDDRPGSMFNGERAAALSFAEASVSVPPDHAPGKIEWPDTPPGDPETDFTLRASAHLDDAQFRAALDRELAARPKGQREVLVFIHGYNTRFPEALYRMVQLKHDSGLPHVAVLFTWASGGEVTDYLYDTNSATIARDGLERTLRTIAASRAEKINILAHSMGNWVLTETLRQIRISGTPLPRAKVGVVSMAAPDLDVDVFKAQLRRTGRPEKPFVILVSRDDRALKASSLLAGGKQRVGAYDHEEELAELGAVVVDLTEVESQDMANHGKFAQLAQAAPELQKLLGSRSLTQDEARGTDAVTVVGDTVGNTAKAAITLPLRIITAPITVLSGG is encoded by the coding sequence ATGCGCGTCCGTCTGGCCCTGGTCGTCCTCCTCGCGCTTGTGACCGCGGCCTGCGGCAGCCGACCCGGGCCCGGCACGCTTCAGGTGTCAGCCGCGCCCGCGACGTCGGCCACCTCGCATACCGTCCTGGTCGCGACGACGCGCGAACGCGACGACCGCCCGGGATCCATGTTCAACGGCGAACGCGCGGCGGCGCTGTCCTTCGCTGAGGCCAGCGTCTCGGTTCCGCCCGATCATGCCCCCGGCAAGATCGAATGGCCCGACACCCCGCCGGGCGATCCGGAGACCGACTTCACCCTGCGCGCCTCCGCCCATCTCGACGACGCCCAGTTTCGCGCCGCGCTCGACCGCGAACTCGCCGCGCGCCCAAAGGGACAGCGCGAGGTGCTCGTCTTCATCCACGGCTACAACACGCGGTTTCCCGAAGCGCTCTATCGCATGGTGCAGCTGAAGCACGATTCCGGGTTGCCGCATGTCGCCGTGCTGTTCACCTGGGCCTCGGGCGGCGAGGTCACGGACTATCTCTACGACACCAATAGCGCAACCATCGCCCGCGACGGGCTGGAGCGGACCCTGCGCACCATCGCCGCGAGCCGGGCGGAGAAGATCAACATCCTCGCGCACTCCATGGGCAATTGGGTGCTGACCGAGACGCTGCGCCAGATCCGGATTTCCGGAACGCCGCTTCCGCGCGCGAAGGTCGGCGTCGTGTCCATGGCCGCGCCCGATCTGGACGTCGACGTCTTCAAGGCCCAGCTTCGCCGCACCGGCCGTCCGGAGAAACCCTTCGTCATCCTCGTGTCCAGGGACGACCGCGCGCTCAAGGCGTCGAGCCTGCTCGCCGGCGGCAAGCAGCGGGTCGGGGCCTACGATCACGAGGAAGAACTGGCGGAGCTCGGCGCCGTCGTCGTCGATCTGACCGAGGTGGAATCGCAGGACATGGCCAACCACGGCAAGTTCGCGCAGCTCGCCCAGGCCGCGCCGGAGCTTCAGAAACTGCTCGGCTCGCGCAGCCTCACGCAGGACGAGGCGCGCGGCACGGACGCGGTCACCGTGGTGGGCGATACGGTCGGCAACACGGCGAAGGCCGCCATCACCCTGCCGCTGCGCATCATCACGGCACCGATCACGGTCTTGTCCGGCGGCTGA
- the cobS gene encoding adenosylcobinamide-GDP ribazoletransferase, with translation MTRPQDGSPLPPVWSPALLLADLAATLRFFSRLPVPRLSRADDPAALPDFRRAAALTPLTGLLLALPGAGLLVALSLTALPPAAAALLALALGLAITGALHADGLADVADGFFGAGRREKRLDIMKDSRIGAFGTLALIVALGLATVLLAALVARHGAMAAALAWLGAEGLSRAVMTAVWHALPPARPEGLAAACGAPGRPALFVACALALLGLVPAAFALSPAALVAGTAMAGLAGLAMARLAMAKIGGQTGDVLGATQQVAILAALLGLAMV, from the coding sequence ATGACACGCCCGCAGGACGGCTCTCCCCTTCCCCCCGTCTGGTCCCCCGCCCTGCTGCTGGCGGATCTCGCCGCGACACTGCGCTTCTTCTCCCGTCTGCCGGTCCCACGCCTGTCGCGCGCCGACGATCCCGCAGCACTCCCCGATTTTCGCCGCGCCGCCGCGCTCACGCCATTGACCGGCCTGCTGCTCGCCCTGCCCGGCGCCGGGCTTCTCGTGGCGCTGTCGCTCACGGCGCTGCCCCCGGCGGCCGCCGCCCTGCTGGCCCTGGCGCTCGGCCTCGCGATCACCGGGGCGCTGCATGCCGACGGTCTCGCCGATGTCGCGGACGGCTTCTTCGGCGCCGGGCGCCGGGAGAAGCGGCTCGACATCATGAAGGACAGCCGCATCGGCGCCTTCGGCACGCTGGCGCTGATTGTCGCGCTCGGCCTTGCGACCGTGCTGCTCGCCGCGCTGGTCGCCCGCCACGGCGCGATGGCCGCCGCGCTCGCCTGGCTTGGCGCGGAAGGCCTGTCGCGCGCCGTGATGACGGCGGTCTGGCATGCCCTGCCGCCGGCCCGCCCCGAGGGGCTCGCCGCCGCCTGCGGCGCGCCGGGCCGCCCGGCGCTGTTCGTCGCCTGCGCGCTTGCGTTGCTGGGGCTGGTCCCGGCCGCATTCGCGCTCTCGCCCGCGGCCCTCGTCGCCGGTACCGCAATGGCCGGTCTGGCGGGGCTGGCCATGGCGCGGCTCGCGATGGCCAAGATCGGCGGGCAGACCGGCGATGTGCTCGGCGCGACACAGCAGGTCGCCATTCTGGCCGCGCTGCTCGGCCTCGCCATGGTGTAA
- the cobT gene encoding nicotinate-nucleotide--dimethylbenzimidazole phosphoribosyltransferase — protein MTASASGLPFDDIRNLVRQMPGPDEEALAEVRARDAQLTKPAGSLGRLETLAEWVAGWSGRGRPQITRPMVAIFAANHGVTAKGVSAYPSEVTRQMVENFAAGGAAINQICIAHDLGLKVFDLALDMPTPDITEEDAFDEPNCAATMAFGMEALAGGADLLCIGEMGIGNTTVAAAVLAALYGGDAADWVGPGTGVDDEGLARKTEAVRAAVARIAGTQDPLEVLRRVGGREIAAMAGAVLAARLQRIPVIVDGFVATAAVAVLHKMDPAALDHCLFSHVSAEPGHRGALAAMGQEALFDFGMRLGEGTGAALAAGIVKAAVKVHDGMATFATAGVSEKSD, from the coding sequence ATGACCGCCTCCGCTTCCGGCCTGCCCTTCGACGACATCCGCAATCTGGTCCGTCAGATGCCGGGGCCGGACGAGGAAGCCCTGGCCGAGGTGCGCGCCCGCGATGCGCAGCTCACCAAGCCGGCCGGGTCGCTGGGCCGACTTGAGACGCTGGCCGAATGGGTCGCCGGCTGGAGCGGACGCGGCCGTCCGCAGATTACCCGGCCGATGGTCGCGATCTTCGCCGCCAACCACGGCGTGACCGCCAAGGGCGTCTCGGCCTATCCGAGTGAAGTCACCCGGCAGATGGTGGAGAATTTCGCCGCCGGGGGGGCTGCGATCAACCAGATCTGCATCGCCCACGATCTGGGGCTCAAGGTGTTCGATCTCGCGCTCGACATGCCGACGCCCGACATCACAGAGGAAGACGCCTTCGACGAGCCCAATTGCGCCGCGACCATGGCCTTTGGCATGGAGGCGCTGGCCGGCGGCGCGGATCTCCTGTGCATCGGCGAGATGGGGATCGGCAACACGACGGTCGCGGCCGCCGTGCTTGCCGCGCTTTACGGCGGCGACGCGGCCGACTGGGTCGGCCCGGGCACCGGCGTCGACGACGAGGGGCTGGCCCGCAAGACCGAGGCCGTGCGGGCGGCGGTCGCGCGCATCGCCGGCACGCAGGACCCGCTGGAGGTGCTGCGCCGAGTCGGCGGGCGGGAAATCGCGGCCATGGCCGGCGCCGTGCTCGCCGCGCGGCTGCAGCGCATTCCGGTGATCGTCGACGGTTTCGTTGCAACGGCGGCCGTCGCCGTGTTGCACAAGATGGACCCGGCCGCGCTCGACCACTGCCTGTTCTCGCATGTCTCCGCCGAGCCTGGCCATCGCGGCGCCCTCGCGGCGATGGGTCAGGAGGCGCTGTTCGATTTCGGCATGCGGCTCGGGGAGGGAACGGGCGCGGCCCTTGCCGCCGGCATCGTCAAGGCGGCGGTCAAGGTGCATGACGGCATGGCTACCTTCGCCACGGCCGGCGTGTCCGAAAAATCCGACTGA
- a CDS encoding HAMP domain-containing sensor histidine kinase has translation MAPLDTQRSDNTRSDSARSDSRTALNSVRAKRRREVAKTVRSARERLASSDGTPPNFDYELLLTFAKNRLSAALALPLFALIVAGISLLWMPPGPIAGWFAFTVIAHVLILMVCRRFEREETAEANLGVWRRQMVIGDLLYGLSWAGFFLLQSTAPGHDGSEIFQFATMLIVIAMLTMLSASLPRALLAGTLPITLAIVVSFLSEKSAIHYAMMAMAVGAQGFFLMLGNQLHVSTVTMLAYRLEKDHLIAELEQAKAISDEARRRAEEANLAKSRFLATMSHELRTPLNAILGFSEVMKTEMLGPIENKTYCDYAADIHGSGQHLLNLINEILDLSRIEAGRYELTEEAVALAHLIDECKHMMHIRASKKAITISENLESDLPKIWVDERAIRQVVLNLMSNAVKFTPSGGEVTIKAGWTAGGGQYVSIRDNGPGIPEEELPVVMQAFGQGSIALKGAEDGTGLGLPIVQALVQMHGGKFELKSRLREGTEAIVTFPSSRVLEIMPPVADVAPVARRARGLARTAS, from the coding sequence ATGGCGCCCCTCGACACACAGCGCAGCGACAACACACGTAGCGACAGCGCACGCAGCGACAGCAGGACCGCGCTCAACAGCGTGCGGGCGAAGCGTCGCCGCGAGGTGGCGAAGACCGTGCGCTCGGCGCGCGAGCGCCTCGCCTCCAGCGACGGCACGCCGCCGAACTTCGACTACGAACTGCTGCTGACCTTCGCCAAGAACCGCCTGAGCGCGGCGCTCGCGCTGCCCCTCTTCGCGCTGATCGTGGCCGGCATCTCGCTTCTGTGGATGCCGCCGGGGCCGATCGCCGGCTGGTTCGCGTTCACGGTGATTGCGCATGTGCTGATCCTGATGGTCTGCCGCCGCTTCGAGCGCGAGGAAACGGCCGAGGCCAATCTCGGCGTCTGGCGCCGACAGATGGTGATCGGCGATCTCCTCTACGGATTGTCGTGGGCCGGGTTCTTCCTGCTGCAGTCGACGGCCCCCGGCCACGACGGATCGGAGATCTTCCAGTTCGCGACGATGCTGATCGTCATCGCGATGCTGACCATGCTGTCGGCAAGCCTGCCGCGCGCGCTGCTGGCCGGCACCTTGCCGATCACCCTCGCGATCGTCGTCTCCTTCCTGAGCGAGAAGAGCGCCATCCATTACGCGATGATGGCGATGGCCGTTGGCGCGCAGGGCTTCTTCCTGATGCTCGGCAACCAGCTGCATGTGTCGACCGTGACGATGCTGGCCTATCGGCTGGAGAAGGACCATCTGATCGCCGAACTCGAGCAGGCCAAGGCGATTTCCGACGAGGCGCGGCGGCGCGCCGAGGAAGCCAATCTCGCCAAGTCCCGCTTCCTGGCCACGATGAGCCACGAGCTGCGCACGCCGCTCAACGCGATCCTCGGCTTCTCCGAGGTCATGAAGACCGAGATGCTGGGACCGATCGAGAACAAGACCTATTGCGACTATGCCGCCGACATCCACGGGTCCGGCCAGCATCTGCTCAATCTGATCAACGAGATCCTCGACCTGTCGCGCATCGAGGCCGGGCGCTACGAGCTGACCGAGGAGGCGGTGGCGCTCGCGCATCTGATCGATGAGTGCAAGCACATGATGCACATCCGCGCGAGCAAGAAGGCCATCACCATAAGCGAGAACCTGGAAAGCGACCTGCCCAAGATCTGGGTGGACGAACGCGCCATCCGGCAGGTGGTGCTGAACCTGATGTCCAACGCCGTGAAATTCACCCCCTCGGGCGGCGAGGTCACGATCAAGGCCGGCTGGACCGCCGGCGGCGGCCAATACGTCTCGATCCGCGACAACGGCCCCGGCATCCCGGAAGAGGAACTGCCGGTGGTCATGCAGGCCTTCGGCCAGGGCTCCATCGCCCTCAAGGGCGCGGAGGACGGCACCGGGCTCGGCCTGCCGATCGTGCAGGCGCTGGTCCAGATGCACGGCGGCAAGTTCGAACTGAAGTCCAGGCTGCGCGAGGGCACGGAGGCCATCGTGACCTTCCCCTCCTCGCGCGTGCTGGAAATCATGCCGCCGGTCGCGGATGTGGCGCCGGTGGCGCGCCGCGCGCGCGGGCTCGCCCGCACGGCCTCCTGA